In one Saccharibacillus brassicae genomic region, the following are encoded:
- the yajC gene encoding preprotein translocase subunit YajC: MFPSTTLTAAAGSGGGLLMTIVPFVFMIAIFYFLLIRPQQKKQKQRNAMLGQLKKGDKIVTIGGLHGTILEITSDIAVVRVNDVTKLTFDRSAISHVTTAGSGLSLDKK; the protein is encoded by the coding sequence ATGTTTCCATCTACAACGCTTACGGCTGCTGCCGGATCGGGCGGCGGACTGCTCATGACCATCGTGCCTTTCGTGTTCATGATCGCCATCTTCTACTTCCTGCTGATCCGTCCGCAGCAGAAAAAACAAAAACAGCGCAACGCCATGCTCGGCCAGCTCAAAAAAGGCGACAAGATCGTCACGATCGGCGGCCTGCACGGCACGATCCTCGAAATCACCAGCGATATCGCGGTCGTTCGCGTAAACGACGTCACGAAGCTGACTTTCGATCGCAGCGCGATCAGCCATGTCACGACTGCGGGTTCCGGCCTCAGCCTCGACAAAAAGTAA
- the tgt gene encoding tRNA guanosine(34) transglycosylase Tgt produces the protein MTSAIRYEPIKTCKQSGARLGRVHTPHGIIDTPTFMPVGTLATVKTMSPEELKQMDAHIILSNTYHLFLRPGHDIIREAGGLHKFMNWDRPILTDSGGFQVFSLAEMRKITEEGVNFRSHINGDKLFLSPEVAMNIQNALGSDIMMAFDECPPYPAEHAYLKRSLERTSRWAERCLEAHARPQDQGLFAIVQGGMHEDLRRQSAADLTSMDFPGYAIGGLSVGEPKHLMYEVLEYTVPLLPANKPRYLMGVGSPDALLEGAIRGVDMFDCVLPTRIARNGTTMTSQGRVVVRNAQYARDFGPLDPNCDCYTCRNYSRAYLRHLIKADETFGLRLTTYHNLHFLLELMRGVRQAIREDRLLDFRDEFFEQYGMHANDKGF, from the coding sequence ATGACATCAGCAATCCGTTACGAACCTATCAAAACCTGCAAGCAGTCGGGCGCGCGGCTCGGCCGCGTGCACACGCCGCACGGCATCATCGATACGCCGACGTTCATGCCGGTCGGCACGTTGGCCACCGTCAAAACGATGAGCCCGGAAGAACTCAAGCAAATGGACGCGCACATCATTCTGAGCAACACGTATCACCTGTTCCTGCGTCCGGGACACGACATTATCCGCGAAGCCGGCGGCCTGCACAAATTCATGAATTGGGATCGCCCGATTCTGACGGACAGCGGCGGCTTCCAGGTGTTCAGCCTGGCGGAGATGCGCAAGATTACCGAAGAAGGCGTCAACTTCCGTTCCCACATTAACGGAGACAAGCTGTTCCTGTCGCCGGAAGTGGCGATGAACATTCAGAACGCGCTCGGTTCGGACATCATGATGGCGTTCGACGAATGCCCGCCTTACCCGGCGGAACATGCGTATCTCAAACGTTCGCTCGAACGGACGTCGAGATGGGCGGAACGCTGCCTCGAAGCTCATGCGCGTCCGCAGGATCAAGGCCTGTTCGCGATCGTTCAGGGCGGCATGCACGAAGATCTGCGGCGCCAGAGCGCGGCTGATTTGACTTCGATGGATTTCCCGGGGTATGCTATTGGTGGACTGAGTGTGGGAGAACCGAAACATCTGATGTATGAAGTGCTGGAGTATACGGTACCGCTGCTCCCGGCGAACAAACCCCGTTATTTGATGGGCGTCGGTTCGCCGGATGCTCTGCTCGAAGGCGCCATTCGCGGAGTCGACATGTTCGACTGCGTGCTGCCTACGCGCATAGCGCGTAACGGAACGACGATGACAAGCCAGGGCCGGGTAGTTGTACGCAATGCCCAGTACGCGAGAGACTTCGGTCCTCTCGATCCGAACTGCGATTGCTATACCTGCCGGAACTATTCCCGGGCGTACCTGCGTCACCTGATCAAGGCGGACGAGACGTTCGGCCTCCGGCTGACCACTTATCACAACCTCCACTTCCTGCTCGAATTGATGCGCGGCGTTCGGCAAGCGATCCGCGAAGACCGTCTGTTGGATTTCCGCGACGAATTTTTCGAGCAGTACGGCATGCACGCTAATGATAAAGGGTTCTAA
- the queA gene encoding tRNA preQ1(34) S-adenosylmethionine ribosyltransferase-isomerase QueA, translating to MNVEDYDFELPERLIAQTPLAERSSSRLLTLDKRTGEMAHAHFYDILDMLHPGDTLILNDTRVMPARLHGIKPETGARIELLLLKNIEGDRWETLAKPGKKAKVGSVLRFGDELEAVVLEEGDMGARIIEFRYEGIFQEILDRLGEMPLPPYIKERLDDRERYQTVYAKHEGSAAAPTAGLHFTEELLDRLRAKGVEIGFVTLHVGLGTFRPVSVENVEEHVMHEEYYELSAETAELINRTRARGGRVISVGTTSTRTLESAARRTLDDQGRLGADSGWTQIFLYPGQDFKIVDALITNFHLPKSTLVMLVSALAGRDRVLAAYREAVEREYRFFSFGDAMFIY from the coding sequence ATGAATGTAGAAGATTACGATTTTGAACTGCCCGAGCGCCTGATCGCGCAGACGCCGCTCGCCGAGCGGTCGTCTTCGCGGCTGCTGACGCTGGACAAACGTACGGGCGAGATGGCGCATGCGCATTTTTACGATATATTGGACATGCTGCATCCGGGCGATACGCTGATCCTTAACGACACCCGCGTCATGCCGGCGCGCCTGCACGGGATCAAGCCGGAGACGGGAGCGCGGATCGAACTGCTGCTGCTCAAAAATATCGAAGGCGACCGGTGGGAGACGCTGGCGAAGCCCGGCAAAAAAGCGAAAGTCGGTTCGGTGCTGCGTTTCGGCGACGAACTGGAAGCGGTCGTGCTGGAAGAAGGCGATATGGGCGCCCGGATCATCGAGTTCCGTTATGAAGGCATCTTCCAGGAAATTCTCGACCGTCTCGGCGAAATGCCGCTTCCGCCTTATATCAAGGAACGGTTGGACGACCGGGAACGCTATCAGACGGTCTATGCCAAGCACGAAGGCTCGGCCGCGGCTCCGACGGCCGGCCTGCATTTTACCGAAGAACTGCTGGATCGGCTGCGCGCCAAAGGCGTGGAGATCGGCTTCGTGACGCTGCACGTGGGACTGGGCACTTTCCGTCCGGTCTCGGTGGAGAACGTCGAAGAACATGTCATGCACGAAGAATATTACGAACTTTCGGCGGAAACGGCCGAATTGATCAACCGGACCCGCGCACGCGGCGGCCGGGTGATCTCGGTCGGCACCACGTCGACGCGGACGCTCGAATCGGCGGCAAGGCGCACCCTGGACGACCAGGGACGCCTCGGCGCCGACAGCGGATGGACGCAGATCTTCCTGTATCCGGGCCAGGACTTCAAAATCGTCGACGCGCTCATCACGAATTTCCATCTGCCCAAGTCGACGCTTGTCATGCTCGTCAGCGCGCTTGCCGGACGGGACCGCGTACTTGCGGCCTACCGGGAAGCGGTAGAGCGGGAGTACCGCTTTTTCAGCTTCGGCGACGCCATGTTTATCTATTAA